ACCTTGAAAGAGAATCCCGGATTCTGTTGGAATCCGGGAAGCTGTTCTCCGAAAATGAAGAAAATCTCCAGCCGTGCGAACAATCGTTCAAGGTTTTCAGGCGTCTAGACCATGGCAGGCTCCTTGCTTAAGCCCTCATCGGAAAGCGTTAGTGTTCTTCAATGATCCGAGGGTAACATGCAAGCGGCAGCCAGCCAGGATTCAGATCTTAACTTCAACCGGCTTTATAAAACTCATGGAGCCATGGTTCGCAAAGTTGTGCGGCAGTTTAATTTCCGAGACGCGGCAGCAGATGATCTGGTGCAGGATATTTTTCTTCTGGCCTGGAACAAACGCTCCTACTTGCGCGATCTGGAAGCGATCTCGGGCTGGCTGAAAACCATCGCCTATAATCAGTGCGTGAATCAATCCCGCGCGCAGAGCCGGCAGCGCCAGCGCTTTGTGTCCTTGGAATGCTACGATCATGAAATCGAGTCTCCGGAAAGCCGGACTCTCTTCGAAGTGAGTCTGAGCCAATTCGAAAAGCACATGGACGTTCTTGAGGACTTGATTCGCTGTCATAAGCACGAGGCGCGGCGTGAGATTGCCAAGCTCTTTTATCTTGAGCACAAAACGATCCTGGAGATCGTGGAATCGCTCGCGATGAATCAAAACACTGTGCTGTCCCACCTGAGGCGCTTTCGTTTGATCGTGACCCAGGCCATGCATCAGTGGATGCTGGAAAACTCGTAAAGCGGCTCCTGGGCATGGCTGGACCCTTGGGAAAAACGCAAAGTATGGGCCGCCGAAGAGGTGGACTTGTCACCGCGCGCAAGTTAAAGTCCCTTCACTGGGACTATCATGTGACAAGGTGACATAGCATGAAAAAGAGCAGCCGCGAAATAGATATATTTATGGCCAGCGAGATTCTCGGTCATGGAGTTTTTCATGAAAAAACGGGAGCCATTCGGGAGCAACTGCCCACAGGCCAGACGCGGCCCCTGCGTTCCTACAGCGAGGATATCGCAGCTGCCTGGGAAATCGTGGAAAAACTCGGCATTACGCTTTTGCCTGTGGAAAATGGCTGGTTTGCCCTGGTCGGCGACAAGCAAGGCTGGTCCAGCCCGGCCGATTTTATCCGCTATCTGCAAAAAGCCGATTTCGTGCATTCCGGTGCAGCCCTGGGTGAAAAAGCCCCAATGACCATCTGCATAGCCGCCATGAAAGCGCATGAACACCGCAATGAGGGTCTTCCCGATGATTCCCTGATCAACTGAGCATTGGCTTTTGCCCGGCCAGGATCCAATAACTCATCGCGCGCGACTCAAACGCGGCATAAAGTCTGAAAAGCGTCAGCGCAAAGACTTTATCCCGCACCGGATTCTTCCAAAGAAACTGGCGATAGGAACTGTCGGTCACCAGTCTCTTCATAAGACGGCTGCAGCAGATCGCCCAGGTTTTCTTCACCTGCTTTGTCACATCCTGCTGCCAGGTCAGCTGAAAGCCCGCTTCTTCAATTAATCCCTTCCATTCCGTTCCGGTCAGAAGATCAGGCAAGCGGCCCTCTTCACAGATGGGTTGCAAAAGATTTTTCTTCTGCCAGGCCGAGGCTGTCTCCGACTCTGACCAGACGGAGATGGCAAAATGGGCCCCTGGCTCCAGGACCTGGAAGGCTTTCCGAAAGAAGGCTGCCTTGTCCTGCATATGCTCAAGGCATTCAATCGAAATCAGCGCCTGGTAGTGATTGTCAGGCAGGTCATGCTTCATGAAATCCTTGCAGTAAAATTCAAGCGCATCATCCGCTTCGGTTTGCGCGAGAGCGTACTCATATTGCTGCCGTGACAGCGTAAAGCCCGTAACATGAGCCCCATATTCGCGCGTCAGAATCCGAGACGTCCCGCCATAGCCACAGCCCACATCCAGGACCTCATCACCCCGACCAATCTGGGCCAGCTGCGCCACGCGATGGCTCAAATGCAGAACAGCTTCCTCGGTGGACTCCTGACCCGATTCCCAAAATCCGTGATGAACGTGCTCACCCCAGATATCACGATAGAAACGATCAAGGTTATCATAATGAGCCGCAACGGCTTCTGACCCGGACTCGAAAGGCGTGGACTCCATAGCTGCTCCTCTTGCCAACAGGGACTTCAGCTCGACGATAGCACAGGGTTCAGGTGTCAGGCCAAAGAATGATGTTACAGGCAATTACGCATGTTCTCGCGGAACTACAGGCGGGATCGACTATAGGAGGAGGCTAAAGATTATACTTCTTCAGTATGGCCCTGAGCCTGTCATCGTTCTTCATGGCATCGAGTCCTTCATCCAACCCCTGCTGGATGTTTTTTGATTTTGGCTTGTTCTTATGAACGATTCCAATATAAGAAAGGCCCAGGATCGTCGGGCATTTGCAGAACACCAGCATCCTTGAATTCCGCTTCCAAACCCATCTGCCGCGCAGTATACCAAAAGACAAGTCGTTCCGAAGGAACAACGCTCACCCGATGGGACGCGAGCATGCGAATCTGCCTTTGAGTGCCCTCATCGCTGACCAGGACAATCTGCTTCGATTGATACTGAGGATCCTGCAGACGCGTGCGGAGCGGCTCCGGATAGGTGTAGCCCTGAACGATTCCTATGATTTGATCTTTTAAAGAATCAGGGCCAGCGTATATCCATTTGGAATCCTTATGCACAAAGTAAGCGGCTGGGGACTCTCTTTGGAATTGATTGATCGCATGGCTCTTGCGCAGGATTTCGCCAGCTGGCGCCCACAAGCAGCTTTATGGCATGCGCACGAGCGTTTGTGCGTCCATGCCCACGCCTTGTCCGGAAATCCTATCCTCTTTGGATTTTGTACTGAACCCTCTGTCAAAAATCAATTCGGCTGGTTTCCGATAAGGCCCGTTCTCTTGAGCTGACATAAGACCGAGATTGATGGCGCGCGCGAATCGCTTCAATGTTCGATGTTACGAAGTGCTGAGAAAAGCCTCGATCAGCCGATAAGGGGAACCAGGATCGAAAACTTCCTAATCGATCAGAAACCAAAGACGCATATTGGCTTTCCGCAGGGTTCCACTTCCAGTTTAGGGCGCTTCAAAAAGATTGAAGATGGGCGAAAGATGTCGACCTGATGCTGGTACGCAAGGTTCCGGGAAGACGAGGTTGCCAAGGCTTCCCTTTTGACCTTAGTATATGGCGATCACCGACTTCACAAGCGTATCATCGGGGCAGTCATAAGCGGGCACCTTGCCGCCCTGTCAAAGGTATTTAATATGAAAAAGTTTCGGGCTGTACGTCGCCCTCTTCCGCGTTCGCCTTCTCCTTTTCAGGCTATTTCAGGACAAAAAGAACTCAGGGACGAGGTGAAAAGACGTTACGATAGGTATCGGGAGCTCGTGGAACAAAGCCATGAAGGAATCTGGCGCTTTGAACTCGATGAACCCATTGATATCCGTCTGCCCGTAGCGCAGCAGATTCACCAAATGCTGAACCACGGCTACCTCGCTGAATGCAATGAAGCTATGGCAAGGATGTATGGCTATGCGGATCGCTCCGAACTTATCGGTGTGCGCTTGAATGAATTCCTGATTCCCGAAAAGGAAGAGAACCAGCTCTATCTTCAGGCCTTTGTTCGGAATGATTACAAGCTTTCCGATGTGGACTCCGTGGAACATGACAAGTACGGCCGCATTCTGCATTTTCGTAACAATCTGATCGGCATCGTCAAAAATCAAAGGCTCATCTGTGCCTGGGGCATGCAAAAAGACGTCACAGGCGAAGTCAAAAATCGCGAGTTTCTGCAGCGCAGCGAAGAGCGCCTGCGCATGGCGTCGGATGCCGGCGGAATCGGCATTTGGGAGTGGGATATCCCAAGCAACGAACTGTTCTGGTCCGATCGGGCCAAGCAGATCTATGGCTTTTCATCCGATCTTCCGGTGCGCATCGACGATTACTTCCGCGCAATTCATCCAGACGACAAGGAAAAGGCCTCGCAATTGGTTCGGGACGCTCTGGAATCCCGAGGGGACGGGCAGTTTCGCAACGAGCATCGCATTCTTGTCGAGGGCACTGTGAAATGGGTGATAGGCCGAGGCGAAGTGTTCTTCAATGAACAAGGGCAAGCCTTAAGGATCAGCGGCACGGTCATTGACACGACCGAGCAGAAGAGAGCCGAGATCAAAGCCACGCAGCTCCGTGATGCTGGACTTCAGCTGGCCCAGTCGATCACTCTGGAGCAGCTTTCTGAAGTCATCCGGGACTTCGCAGGCCAGATTCTAAAAGCCCACTCTATCTGCGTCTATCGGGGCCCGGAATCGGAACTGGAATTGATCCTGGCCCATGCCGCGGATGAGGCGCTGGATGACCATCTGCAGATCGCGCGCAAGGCGGCACGGGGCAATCCTGTGTTCCCTCAAAATGAGAGGGACCGTCTCTGCGCGATTCCAGTGGTTTTGAATCAGGACCTTTTGGGCGTCATCAGTCTTGAATTCCAGGATCCATGGACCTGCACTCTGGATTTTCAGAGCTTCGTTTTGACCTTCGCCGATCAGTGCGCCCATGCGTTTGAAAGGACCCGCCTTTACGAACGTGAACGCGCGGCCCGGCGTGAAGCCGAAGCCGCAAATCAGGCCAAATCCCGCTTTCTGGCGAACATGAGCCATGAGATTCGAACTCCTCTTGCCGCCATGATTGGTTTTGCTGAACTTCTGGCGGAAGAGACGGTCAACGATGAAGAGCGAACGGATTGCCTCCAGCGTATCGTGCGCAATGGACAACTTCTGGCAGAGATGATCAATGATTTCCTTGACCTTTCGAAGATCGAATCGGAAAAACTGGAAGTCGAGCACATTGATTTCGAAGTGATCCCTCTCGTTCAGGAGGTCATTTCCCTTTTGGAGCTGAAAGCCCAGGAAAAAAATCTGCGCCTGATTCTGGCTGCAGCCGGGCATTTGCCGACTTTCGTGCATTCAGATCCCACGCGACTCCAGCAGATCCTGATCAACCTTTTGAGCAATGCGATCAAATTCACCGATCACGGCCGGATCGAAATCCGCATGTCGTCCGTTCGTGCCGAGGGCGGTCGTGCCCAGCTTTGCTTCACCGTCGCTGATACGGGGATGGGCATTCCCGAGGCGCAGCAGGCCCGGATCTTTGAACCCTTCCTGCAGGCGGATTCGTCCACGACGCGACGGTTTGGAGGCACAGGGCTTGGGCTTGCCGTGTCCCGTGGTCTGGCGCAGGCGCTCGGCGGGGATCTGCAGCTGGTGAAATCGGTGGTCGGGGAAGGCAGCAGTTTTTCCTTCACGATTGATGTGGGAAACGCGGCGCCGCGATCCGAGGCGGCTGCCCTTCCGCCTTCAACTTTGAAAGAGCTCGTTCCGCAGGAACTGAAGGGGCTTCGCATTCTCGTGGTGGATGACAATCCTGACAACCGCACCTATATCGGCAGTTTTCTAACATCGGCAGGCGCGTTCATCGAAACCGCGGCCAACGGGATTCAGGCCGTGGAACTTGCCACCGAGCATGACTACGATATCGTGCTAATGGATATTCAGATGCCGGAACTCGACGGCGTGGGCGCCATGCGCTATCTCAAGTCCCATGACTATGGCAAGCCGGTGCTGGCTCTGACCGCCCATGCGATGACGGGCGATCGCGAAATCAGTTTGACCGCAGGATTTCAGGATCACCTCGTGAAACCGATCGATCGAGCGAGCTTGATTCAGGCTGTTCGGAAATACACGGGCGGAAGGTAACGAAGCGGGCTGTGACAAACCCGCTGCTTCATCAAATGATCTCGACGCCCGCAAGGCTGGACGTATGGATGGTATTGCAGCCACAGGTCCGACGACCGGCGGATTGAAAGAGACCACCGCAATGCAGACAGTTGCGAATCTTGATATCGATCGCGCTGAGTCCCATCAGTCGACGGGCTTTATTCTGTTGCTCGATTTCCTTGATGACGGCAGCGGGAAGAACTTTGATTTTATTCGCGGATGTGGTGTTGGCTTCGGAAGTGATTGCAGACTGCACTTTGGACTGTTCCATAGAGTTTCCCCCAGATAGATTGTGCTGTACGTCACAATTTCTAGCAGAGACTTTTCCGGAAGCGTGGACCGCGATTGCGAAAAATGAGGGCTTTTTCAGCCCCGCATTTTAGTCAAAACTGCGCCTTAAAGGCCGCGATTGTCAGCATCAACCAGCCGGCAATGAAAGCGACGCCACCGATAGGCGTGATGGCTCCGAGCGTGCGCACGCCGGTTCCGACCAGAGCGTAGAGGCTCCCGGAAAAAACCAGAATGCCGAGTACGAAGGCCCAACCCGCCCCTTTCACAAGGGCCGAATCGATCCGCATGGCCACTGCGCCGATGCCAATCAAGGCCAGCGCGTGGTACATCTGATAGCGGACGCCCGTTTCAAAAATCGCAAGATCTTCGGGACTTAGCCGCACTTTCAGAGCATGGGCTCCGAAGGCACCGAGGCCCACGCCGATCGCCGCGAAGAGAGCGCCGAGGCCAACCCAGAGGGTCCATAGCATACGTTGTCTCCTGACGGCCCTGAAAAGCCCCGGACCAGGGCGAACCCGGATCCCGAGCCTCAAGGGTCATTAACCGTAGATTTTCGCCATTTCCGCCAGGGTCACCTGACGAATTTTCGAGGCCTTGCCCGCCTGACCGAATTGGATCATGCGTTCCTTCACGACCTTCTTCATCGCTTCACGTGCCAGCGTGTTGTAATAGCGAGGATCGAATTCTTCGGGCTTCTCGGCAAAGGCTTTGCGGATAGCGCCGGTCATTGCCAGGCGGTTGTCGGTGTCGACGTTGATTTTACGAACGCCGTGACGGATGCCTTCCTGGATTTCTTCGACCGGCACGCCCCAGGTTTGCTTGAGCTTGCCACCGAATTGATTGACGATATCCTGAAGGTCCTGAGGCACCGACGACGAACCATGCATCACAAGGTGCGTGTTGGGCAGACGACGGTGGATTTCGCGCACGCGATCCATCGCGAGGATCTTGCCATCGGGCTTGCGAGTGAACTTATAAGCACCATGGCTGGTACCCAGGGCAATGGCCAGGGCATCGACCTTGGTCAGCTCCACAAAGCGCACAGCCTCTTCAGGATCGGTCAGAAGCTCGTCATGACTGAGGGTGCCTTCGAAACCGTGGCCGTCTTCCTTTTCACCTTTTCCGGTTTCCAAGGAACCCAGGCAACCCAGCTCACCTTCCACCGAAACGCCGAACGCGTGGGCTACATCCACAACCTTCCTGGTGATGCGGGCGTTGTATTCAAAATCAGCAGGGGTTTTGCCGTCTTCTTTCAGCGAGCCGTCCATCATCACCGATGTGAAGTTATTACGGATGGCAGAAAAGCAGGTTTCCGGGCTGTTGCCGTGATCCTGGTGCATCACGATGGGGATCTCGGGATAGAGTTCCACAGCGGCTTTCATCAGGCCGACAAGGTAGGCGTCCTGGGAATATTTACGCGCGCCGCGCGAGGCCTGGATGATCACGGGGCTATCGGTTTCCCGACCGGCTTCCATAATGGCCTGGATTTGTTCCATATTATTCACGTTAAAGGCGGCGACGCCGTAGTTGTGTTCTGCCGCGTGGTCAAGCAATGCTCTCAAGGGAATCAAGGCCATAGTACCGCTCCTTCTTTGGACTCGCGGCCCTCCGCTTGGAAATTAGCCTTTTCGACTGCTTACGCGGAAGGCTCTGATGGTTTCGCCGCATCCTACCCTGCTCCGGGGGAGCCTGCAAGGCACGACAAAGCCAGCTATAGCGAGTTGGAAGGAAAAGCACAAGGCGGAGGGGTTTCGGGTCAAATCGGCTGGCAAAAAGAAAGAGCCGGCAAAGGGTGCCGGCTCTTGCAAATCGTTCTCATGAAATCAGTTGGGGCAAACAGCACCAACAGAAGGTTCAGGAGCGTTCGTGTTTTGGTTTTGGATCGTGATGGGCGTTGTGCCAGTGCCACCGTAAACGACGTTGGTTTGGTTGATTGCATAATGGTGGGCGAGGTTACCGGGACACACGCGGTTGTTCAAGGCGGCGCCTGTGATGGCCTGAGCAATGAAAGCCGATGCCGTTGCTGTAGGCACGGAATACTGATAGCGCGGAACAGGAGCGTTGTTCTGACAAGGGTCAAGACGGAAGCCGATCAACTCCGCTCCGCCACCGACTGTTGGGATACAGGTATTGCCCTGGTTAGGCGAGCCAAGACCTGCACCCAGTGGTTCGACTGTTCGGTATTGGTTGTTATCGAGGGAGTAAGTCTGCTGCAGAGTAAAGATGTGCGAAAGAATATTCTTCGCTTCACCCATTTTCGCTTTGGCCTGGAACTGCTTAAAGCGAGGCAGAGCGAGGGTGGCAAGGATACCAATGATACCAACAACGATCATCAGCTCGACAAGGCTGAAGCCTTTTTGGTTTTTGAATGAGGTGAACTTCATCTTTGCAGACTCCCCTAATTGTTTGAATCTCGACGAAAGGCTTATGAAGACATTTCGGGTTTGTGAGCCCGATTCTTTAGAAGGATTCCAAGGCGGCCCCGGAATCCCTCCATTTCAGCCATATTATCGAGAACTTAGGGTCTGCAGTTTTCCCCTTGCCCGGGGCTCAATCGGGGATCTTTAATTCGACCGAAAGGATGGGATAACGGCACCATGACGTTGGATCCAGATTGTAATCGTCCAGATGGAAGCATGAGGCATAACGCTCCCGCTTCCATTGGTTCTGACTCCAAAGACGATAGAATCGTGCAAGGAAATCCCGCAGCTGCTTCTCGGAATAGGCTGTGAACCGTTCTCTCAAGGTATTGAGTAAGGACTCTGGTTCCATTCTATCACGAACGAAGGCGGCTTCGATGGCGTTCAAAATTTCGTAGGGCATCAGGTCGAGTTCGTCCTTCTGCCCCGCGGCCTGCGGCCTTAACTCGGCTGTGGGTTCCTGCTCGTTGACCAATTTTAAGGCGGGAATGCGGCCCAAACCAAGCGGGCATTCATGCTCGGCCCAGCGCAGCCACTTCCTTAGAAAATGCTTGTCGATGCCGCCGATCGGCGCCAGCCCGCCCGCAGTGTCTCCGTCCATGGTAGCATAACCCACAGCGATTTCACTGCGGTTACTGGTCGCCAGAAGAAGAAAGCCTTTCAGGTTGGCCATCAGCCAGACCATGGGCGCACGAACCCGCGCCTGGATATTCTGCAAAGGCAGATCATCCTTTTGCCATTCAAGGGATCGCCCCACCAAGGCCTCCGCTTTGCCTACGTATGCATCAACCAGATCCTGAACCGCGACTTCGTAGTGATCGGTGTTCAGGGCCTTGGCCAATTCATGAGCAGCAGCGCGCGTGACATCACCGCTTTGCTTCGTGCCTTGATAGATCGTGCTGACTCGCTCGCGAATCCAGCTCCTCGGATCCTTCGCGTCGCCCGCCGGCAACGTCCAATTCAATCGGCGACTTAGACCGTCGGGGCCCAGGGCTTTCAAAGCTTCCGTGATCATGTGCGCACAGAGCACGGAGATGACGCTGGAGTCACAGCCGCCCGAGAGCGAGATCATGAAGCCTTTGCTTTTTGATTTGCGAAGATAATCAAAGAGGCCCAGTTTTTCGGCCTGCAAAAATTCGAGTTCGGGACTGTTATAGGGATCAACGGTGTTTCCCAAATAAGCCTGGGGAATTTCCGTCGCGGTCTTGCCCAGACTTATGATGGGCTGACCTGCGACGACGCGTTCGGTTTCCTCGGGAATGCTGTTGTCCAGGACCGATCGACTCTTGAGCTTGGACACCCGGGCCATGTCCAGGTCGACGTCGCGAATCAAAAGGCAGCCGTCACTCAACTGAAAACGTTCCGAGCGACTGCTGATACGGCCGCATTCGCCCAGGATGATCTCGCCATCGTAAATGGAGCGGCCGGCCTCCAGACCCAGAAGGTTGGTATAAAGATAATGAACCTGAAAAGCCCGGCTGGCATCAGCGACCAGCGTTTCCCGCACGCGGGCCTTGCCCAGGGCAAAATGCGAGGCGCTCAGATTCACCACGAGTTCGCAGCGACTCAGGGACGCGTCCGATGCGGTTCCTTCCGCTGACCAGGCTTCTTCACAGATCACAATGCCGAGCTGCAGATTGCCGAGTTGATAGGTCACATCTCCGAAGGGAACGTTCTGCCCCAGAAGGGAAATGGTATCGACCCGATGAAACGGCCAGGGGCGGAACCAGCGCGATTCATAGTGAATGCCTTCCCGCGCCAGAAGTTTTTTCGGATTGATCCCGAGCAGCTTTTGATTCTGCACCACTGCCGCACAGTTCCACATGCTGCCGCGATGATAGACAGGCAGACCGAAAACCACGGTCATGTTCTCCGTCTCCTGGATCAGCTGCTCCAACGCAAGGACCGAGCGGCGGGCCGTGTGCACCGAAGAGAAAGTGTCTTCGCAGTTATAGCCGGTGATGCAAAGTTCGGGAAAGCACATCACCTGAACTTTCTGTACCCGGGCCTCGCGAATCAGGCTCGTGAGCCTTGCGACATTGCCTTCCCAATCCATGGGAGTCTGGTTGATGCTGGCCCCGGCGATTCTGAGTCGATCCATGAATCACATCCTTTCCGGTGGTTCGATGCCCAGGAGTTCAAGACTGTATTTCAGCGCCCGGCTCAAAGCATCGAGCAAGGCCAGACGCGCGCTACGGGCTTCGTTCGATTCCGCTTTCAGCACCTGGACGTTGGCCAGGAAGCGGTTATAGACCTTGCAGGTATTGTAAACGTGATGACAGAGAAGACTCAGTTTATTCTGATCCAGAGTCTGCTGAATCACGCTGTTCAGATCATTCAAATAACGGAGCATCTCCCGTTCTTCAGGCCCCTGCAAAAGCTCAAGATGCGCATGATCGGGGGTGAAGGATTGCTCCTGCGCCTTGCGCAGAATGGAGCGGGTCCGGGCGTATGTGTACATGAGGTAGGGGCCGGTATTGCCTTCGAATGACAGCCAGTCAGGCAAATCAAAGACGATATCCTTGGCCGGATCAGAGCAGATCATCCCGTAGCGGATGGCACCGACCGCGAGCTTCCGGCGAATGTCGTTGATCTCGGCCTCGCTCCATTCCCCGCGATATTTATCGAGGTTCTTGTCGAGTTCCTGCTCCATGCGCTCGCGCAGATCGCGGAATTTGATGACGTTGCCCTTCCGCGAAGACATCTTGCCGTCAGGCAGCGTGACCATTCCATAACTCAGGTGGAAGCAATCCTTGGCTTCGCTGAAACCCATTTTTTCCAGCGTGCGGAAGACCTGCTTGAAATGAAGGTTCTGCTCCGAGGCGACGACATAGATGGATTTTTTAATCTGAAACTGCCGATACTTGACTCGGGCCAGGGCCAGATCCTTGGTTGCATAGGTGGTGTTGCCATCGCTTTTGCGGACGATGACGAAGCCCAGTTTCTCCTCTTTCAGGTCAAGTCCGATCGCGCCATCTGAAGGAGCGAAAACCCCGGCCTTCAGATAATCGTCGACGATGCGCTGGCTTTCTTCCGACACTTCCGATTCATAAAAGCAGTGATCGAAGCGCGCGCCGATCCAGTTATAGATTTCATTGAAGTCAGCGAGCGACCATTCGCGTGTTTCCTTCCACTCTTCATAGACAGGGCCCTGCTTGGATTCGATGGAACGCAGGACCTGGGAAACTTCCGCATTCAGTGCAGGCAGCTGATCAGCCGGGGCATCTTCGAGCGCTATGGTCGCCTGGCTATACATTTCCCCGAGCCATTCGCCGCGACGCTCGGTTGGAGCTTTTTGCTTCGTCTTGTGAATATACCAGAGACACTTGGCGATATGCGCGCCTTCATCCCCGATATAGTTGGCCATCACCACGGGATAGCCGCAGGCTTCGTAAACACGACCCAAGGCATCTCCAAGGGCCACGTTCCGCATGTGACCCACATGAAAAGCTTTATGGGTGTTCGGCTGTGAATACTCGATCATCACCCGAGGACGATCGACCGCCTTGAGCCGCGAAAAATATTCGCCCTGCCGCAGCGAGGGCACAAGGGTCTTCGCCAGGGCCGCAGGCCGCAGCGTGATATTCAAGAATGCACCGACAGTATCCACTTTCTCAATCCACTCCGGATTGGCTTCGGGCAAAGCACTGGCAAGCGCGGCGGCAATTTCGGGCGGCTTTCTTTTCAAATCCTTGGCCATGCGGAAACAGGGCAAGGCGTAATCACCGAGGTGCGCCTCGGGTGGGCGCTCCAAAGCCGCATACAAAAGAGCCGGTGTGATCGCATCCGGAACCGCGTTGTCCGTGATGGTGACAAGCGCCTTATACAAAGCCTGGGACAGAGTCGTCCGGCCGAAATCAATCGAAGACAAAGGATTGGATGATACCGTCATGATACTTTTGATAACTCCAAAAGGTTCGGACAAACAGGTCGAAAAGCCCCCCCAGACTAGCACAAGGTCGCATTCAATGTCAGTAAGGACGGGAAGATGTCAGCTCCTTTTTCCCCGAGATCCCGCTAAGGTCAGCGCCGAGGAGGATTCCGCATGCAGACTTTGACTCGGACCGCCGCTTTGGAAGGTCCGAATCCCATCATCATTGACGTGGAATGCTGCACAACGAGCGGCTTTGCCGGCCTGCAGCTGGTCGGCAATACCAGTGATCTTCTACGGGATGGAAAGGAACGTGCCAAAACCGCGCTGGAAAAGCTGGGATTCAAACTGGGCCATAAACGTATTCTGATCAATCTGGCTCCGGCTGACCTGCGCAAGGAAGGCAACCATTTTGATCTGCCGATTGCCCTGAGCCTCGCCTGCCTTGCCAGTGAAAAGCCGCCTCTGCATACGGCCGCGGATTATCTTTTTGCAGCGGAACTCAGCCTGGATGGTCAGCTGCGACCGATCCGTGCTGCTGTGCCTTTAGCCCTGGCCGCCATCAAACTGGGATTGAAAGGCATCGTCCTGGCGAGCGCGAATGCTCCCGAGATTGAGGCGATGCAAAGGCTCTTCACCGACGCGCAGACCTCCGTCGAATTTCTATTCTTCGAGCAGCTGCGCGATGTCCTCGCCTGGCTTTACGAGGACCAACGACCTTTGC
The nucleotide sequence above comes from Oligoflexus sp.. Encoded proteins:
- a CDS encoding sigma-70 family RNA polymerase sigma factor, whose protein sequence is MQAAASQDSDLNFNRLYKTHGAMVRKVVRQFNFRDAAADDLVQDIFLLAWNKRSYLRDLEAISGWLKTIAYNQCVNQSRAQSRQRQRFVSLECYDHEIESPESRTLFEVSLSQFEKHMDVLEDLIRCHKHEARREIAKLFYLEHKTILEIVESLAMNQNTVLSHLRRFRLIVTQAMHQWMLENS
- the fba gene encoding class II fructose-bisphosphate aldolase (catalyzes the reversible aldol condensation of dihydroxyacetonephosphate and glyceraldehyde 3-phosphate in the Calvin cycle, glycolysis, and/or gluconeogenesis) — protein: MALIPLRALLDHAAEHNYGVAAFNVNNMEQIQAIMEAGRETDSPVIIQASRGARKYSQDAYLVGLMKAAVELYPEIPIVMHQDHGNSPETCFSAIRNNFTSVMMDGSLKEDGKTPADFEYNARITRKVVDVAHAFGVSVEGELGCLGSLETGKGEKEDGHGFEGTLSHDELLTDPEEAVRFVELTKVDALAIALGTSHGAYKFTRKPDGKILAMDRVREIHRRLPNTHLVMHGSSSVPQDLQDIVNQFGGKLKQTWGVPVEEIQEGIRHGVRKINVDTDNRLAMTGAIRKAFAEKPEEFDPRYYNTLAREAMKKVVKERMIQFGQAGKASKIRQVTLAEMAKIYG
- a CDS encoding prepilin-type N-terminal cleavage/methylation domain-containing protein translates to MKFTSFKNQKGFSLVELMIVVGIIGILATLALPRFKQFQAKAKMGEAKNILSHIFTLQQTYSLDNNQYRTVEPLGAGLGSPNQGNTCIPTVGGGAELIGFRLDPCQNNAPVPRYQYSVPTATASAFIAQAITGAALNNRVCPGNLAHHYAINQTNVVYGGTGTTPITIQNQNTNAPEPSVGAVCPN
- a CDS encoding BC1872 family protein; this translates as MKKSSREIDIFMASEILGHGVFHEKTGAIREQLPTGQTRPLRSYSEDIAAAWEIVEKLGITLLPVENGWFALVGDKQGWSSPADFIRYLQKADFVHSGAALGEKAPMTICIAAMKAHEHRNEGLPDDSLIN
- a CDS encoding DUF423 domain-containing protein codes for the protein MLWTLWVGLGALFAAIGVGLGAFGAHALKVRLSPEDLAIFETGVRYQMYHALALIGIGAVAMRIDSALVKGAGWAFVLGILVFSGSLYALVGTGVRTLGAITPIGGVAFIAGWLMLTIAAFKAQF
- a CDS encoding ATP-binding protein; protein product: MKKFRAVRRPLPRSPSPFQAISGQKELRDEVKRRYDRYRELVEQSHEGIWRFELDEPIDIRLPVAQQIHQMLNHGYLAECNEAMARMYGYADRSELIGVRLNEFLIPEKEENQLYLQAFVRNDYKLSDVDSVEHDKYGRILHFRNNLIGIVKNQRLICAWGMQKDVTGEVKNREFLQRSEERLRMASDAGGIGIWEWDIPSNELFWSDRAKQIYGFSSDLPVRIDDYFRAIHPDDKEKASQLVRDALESRGDGQFRNEHRILVEGTVKWVIGRGEVFFNEQGQALRISGTVIDTTEQKRAEIKATQLRDAGLQLAQSITLEQLSEVIRDFAGQILKAHSICVYRGPESELELILAHAADEALDDHLQIARKAARGNPVFPQNERDRLCAIPVVLNQDLLGVISLEFQDPWTCTLDFQSFVLTFADQCAHAFERTRLYERERAARREAEAANQAKSRFLANMSHEIRTPLAAMIGFAELLAEETVNDEERTDCLQRIVRNGQLLAEMINDFLDLSKIESEKLEVEHIDFEVIPLVQEVISLLELKAQEKNLRLILAAAGHLPTFVHSDPTRLQQILINLLSNAIKFTDHGRIEIRMSSVRAEGGRAQLCFTVADTGMGIPEAQQARIFEPFLQADSSTTRRFGGTGLGLAVSRGLAQALGGDLQLVKSVVGEGSSFSFTIDVGNAAPRSEAAALPPSTLKELVPQELKGLRILVVDDNPDNRTYIGSFLTSAGAFIETAANGIQAVELATEHDYDIVLMDIQMPELDGVGAMRYLKSHDYGKPVLALTAHAMTGDREISLTAGFQDHLVKPIDRASLIQAVRKYTGGR
- a CDS encoding SAM-dependent methyltransferase, producing MESTPFESGSEAVAAHYDNLDRFYRDIWGEHVHHGFWESGQESTEEAVLHLSHRVAQLAQIGRGDEVLDVGCGYGGTSRILTREYGAHVTGFTLSRQQYEYALAQTEADDALEFYCKDFMKHDLPDNHYQALISIECLEHMQDKAAFFRKAFQVLEPGAHFAISVWSESETASAWQKKNLLQPICEEGRLPDLLTGTEWKGLIEEAGFQLTWQQDVTKQVKKTWAICCSRLMKRLVTDSSYRQFLWKNPVRDKVFALTLFRLYAAFESRAMSYWILAGQKPMLS